A genomic region of Terriglobia bacterium contains the following coding sequences:
- a CDS encoding cytochrome c3 family protein — MRANSAVACCCVVAALTAGCSVATRHKVLTVFFDGVPEPKQAAAAAAPVPAASAPASRAAVALEHGPYAAKLCGACHRSAAGNALVVPKDQLCLTCHEFRRATKHVHAPLASGDCLMCHDPHSSKYAYLLVSEPEVFCLHCHDAQAVSKNPAHSGEPRTCTACHDAHMSDNEYLLK, encoded by the coding sequence ATGAGAGCGAACTCGGCGGTGGCCTGCTGTTGCGTGGTGGCTGCCCTGACGGCCGGCTGCAGCGTCGCGACCCGTCACAAGGTCCTCACGGTGTTTTTCGACGGGGTCCCGGAGCCCAAGCAGGCCGCGGCGGCCGCGGCGCCGGTGCCCGCTGCGAGCGCACCGGCCTCCCGAGCAGCGGTCGCTCTGGAGCACGGGCCGTACGCCGCCAAGCTCTGCGGAGCCTGCCACCGGTCCGCGGCGGGCAACGCGCTCGTGGTCCCGAAGGACCAGCTCTGCCTCACGTGCCACGAGTTCCGCCGCGCCACGAAACACGTGCACGCGCCGTTGGCATCGGGCGACTGCCTCATGTGCCACGATCCGCACAGCTCGAAGTACGCCTACCTCCTGGTTTCCGAGCCCGAGGTCTTTTGCCTCCACTGCCACGACGCGCAGGCCGTCTCAAAGAACCCCGCGCACTCCGGTGAGCCGAGGACGTGCACGGCTTGCCACGACGCCCACATGTCCGATAACGAGTACCTGCTGAAGTGA
- a CDS encoding cytochrome c3 family protein, whose protein sequence is MKSVLRGLLVAACGLLVASIAMAYSGSYPVDSGVNGTVHDLSTVHNGMDYTAVPADSLNRVCIFCHAPHNSYRLSTATGGAGPVAPSDFDYLPLWNHELQASTAYTMYENGPGAPQTGPKASQAILNGMAPGSSSLLCLSCHDGTIAANQYGNSDQLAGSSSTGGKFMSSVYTIGHGADRYLGNHHPIGFDYDLVKAGDNEIRNADNAMLTPSTFVRDHLYGPGSTRMECGTCHSVHNKGNAGERLLWRSDENSKLCLTCHDKGPYIAP, encoded by the coding sequence ATGAAGAGCGTTCTTAGAGGATTGCTGGTCGCTGCCTGCGGGCTCCTCGTTGCGTCCATTGCGATGGCCTACTCCGGATCCTATCCGGTGGACAGCGGGGTCAACGGCACCGTGCACGATCTCAGCACCGTCCACAACGGGATGGACTACACCGCCGTTCCGGCGGACTCCCTGAATCGGGTCTGCATCTTCTGTCACGCCCCGCACAACTCCTACCGGCTGAGCACGGCGACGGGGGGCGCGGGGCCGGTGGCACCGTCGGACTTCGACTACCTGCCGCTCTGGAACCACGAGTTGCAGGCGTCCACCGCCTACACGATGTACGAGAACGGCCCCGGGGCGCCGCAGACGGGCCCGAAGGCCTCGCAGGCGATCCTCAACGGGATGGCGCCCGGCAGCTCGTCGCTGCTCTGCCTGAGCTGCCACGACGGCACGATCGCGGCGAACCAGTACGGGAACAGCGACCAACTCGCCGGGTCCTCGTCCACCGGCGGCAAGTTCATGAGCTCGGTCTACACCATCGGCCATGGCGCGGACCGGTACCTCGGGAACCACCACCCGATCGGTTTCGACTACGATCTGGTCAAGGCCGGCGACAACGAGATCCGGAACGCCGACAACGCCATGCTCACGCCGTCCACCTTCGTCCGCGATCACCTCTACGGGCCGGGAAGCACCCGAATGGAGTGCGGCACGTGTCACTCGGTTCACAACAAGGGGAACGCCGGCGAACGGCTCCTGTGGAGGAGTGACGAGAACAGCAAGCTCTGCCTGACCTGCCACGACAAGGGCCCGTACATCGCTCCCTGA